A genomic segment from Anabas testudineus chromosome 6, fAnaTes1.2, whole genome shotgun sequence encodes:
- the LOC113165475 gene encoding receptor-type tyrosine-protein phosphatase beta-like isoform X32, with translation MAPLPGFSVSLWAPLVFCALLKHSQPQSFYQCDDNQMLNLTTATTTVTLVPTTNCTLNVGNATLENGTLTNLTPGTSYVINLNCSNCTQLQNFTTKPEIVKGLSVTDFSTSYVFLNWTEPVGNSSFYIVQWTDGNVSQNLSVTETHVNISGLTAGVQYTFSVMAVAGDNETLSNVTQISQYTRPGIIRNLSSSQSVSTISLSWDPPLGQVFLYSITWNNGGASTTTTTNSNSTVLSNLTSGTNYTITITAVAGDNKTQGDPYTSALFTKPAVARNLTVTEITTSSVFLNWTEPVGNSSFYIIQWTDGNVSQNLSVTETHVNISGLTAGVQYTFNVIAVAGDNQSQSEVTQISHYTKPEVVQNLTVTEITTSSVLLNWTEAEGNCAFYTVQWTNETDSWSINVTETHVNISGLTAGVQYTFNVIAVAGDNQTLSNVTQISQYTRPGIIRNLSSSQSVSTISLSWDPPSGQVFLYSVTWNNGGASTTTTTNSNSTVLSNLTSGTNYTITITAVAGDNKTQGDPYTSALFTKPEVVQNLTVTEITTSSVLLNWTEAEGNCAFYTVRWTNETDSWSINVTETHVNISGLTAGVQYTFNVIAVAGDNQSQSEKMQISHYTKPAVVRNLSVTKITTSSVFLNWTEPVGNSSFYIVQWTNGNVSQNLSVTETHVNISGLTAGVQYTFSVIAVAGDNQSQSEKMQISHYTKPAVVRNLTVTKITTSSVFLNWTEPVGNSSFYIIQWTDGNVSQNLSVTETHVNISGLTAGVQYTFNVIAVAGDNQSQSEVTQISHYTKPAAVRNLTVTKITTSSVFLNWTEPVGNSSFYIVQWTDGNVSQNLSVTATHVNISGLTAGVQYAFSVIAVAGDNQSQSEKMQISHYTKPAVVRNLSVTKITTSSVFLNWTEPVGNSSFYIVQWTNGNVSQNLSVTETHVNISGLTAGVQYTFSVIAVAGDNQSQSEKMQISHYTKPEVVRNLTVTEITTSSVFLNWTEPVGNSSFYIVQWTNGNVSQNLSVTETHVNISGLTAGVQYAFNVIAVAGDNQSQSEKMQISHYTKPAVVRNLTVTEITTSSVFLNWTEPVGNSSFYIVQWTDGNVSQNLSVTETHVNISGLTAGVQYTFSVIAVAGDNQSQSEKMQISHYTKPAVVRNLTVTEVTTSSVFLNWTEPVGNSSFYIIQWTDGNVSQNLNVTETHVNISGLTAGVQYTFSVIAVAGDNQSQSEVTQISQYTKPAAVRNLTVTKITTSSVFLNWTEPVGSSSFYIVQWTDGNVSQNLSVTETHVNISGLTAGVQYTFSVIAVAGDNQSQSEKMQISHYTRPGIIRNLNSSQSVSTISLSWNPPSGQVFLYSVTWNNGGASTTTTTNSNSTVLSNLTSGTNYTITITAVAGDNKTQGDPYTSALFTKPEVVRNLTVTEITTSSVFLNWTEPVGNSSFYIVQWTDGNVSQNLNVTETHVNISGLTAGVQYTFIVIAVAGDNQTLSNVTQISQYTKPGIIRNLNSSQSVSTISLSWNPPSGQVFLYSVTWNNGGASTTTTTNSNSTVLSNLTSGTNYTITITAVAGDNKTQGDPYTSALFTKPDIIRNLNSSQSVSTISLSWDPPLGQVFLYSVTWNNGGASTTTTTNSNSTVLSNLTSGTNYTITITAVAGDNKTQGDPYTSALFTRPEKPQTIMITAQGTYNLGINWTLPSGRVDYYMANISDINQKYLFSNTTQVTAASFSALYPGRVHVITVTAVAGSFTNTSDQSNFATVPTPTAYIIISQATNSSLSLQWPTPNLMDGAPNISYYITYQSQGGDVQSTNSTVNSTDLLLLSSGTLYNITVTTAGPKNLRSTVVSNSSYTLPNPVLNLRASPQSTTSITVTWSNPVGYLPYYGYLVKIYQNTTLDVYTTLNTTIVSNLEPGTGYNISVITTAANISASTAVQTFSYTMPGAVTGFTVSDVNTTAIQLTWVNPSDYKPTYSYTVIAFDGTVVVQTGSTNTKTYTFINLIPGKLYTFNVLTVLQGINSTVQNTSSYTRPDVVSNIIAIGSTTNMSVSWTPAVGQVFSYRVQLNRNDSATFQASNMSVNSTTVNTMFANLTQGVLYCVVVVSISGPYESNSSPVCNATFPNSPGSITVSSQTVSSINFTWSNPVGMDYALYTFTVFINDSFVNTTNNNWYQPGGLQPGTLYKISVATVGVLNYTSTAVTAQNYTRPYSVTQLQLTQITTNAVTLNWEQPENQSYSYSVQATNGSFSMLYKVSNTTYTIIGLLSGSNYNCTVTAETADGTQAAPVTIPCFTRPYSVTGVGAVALNTTAVNLSWIQPLEYKNTYSYRIETTGCGSQNTTLVGNVAVISGLNPGTNCTFCVYVRATNGTEGAPQCVSQYTRPLSVNSLIAVPTVDSITVSWAKSVNNTEMYNYILTWQGNNGSVNKTTNNTSFTIYNLDPGSAYNFSVTTVTADGTLSTPTWNSSCTNASPVYNQSCQGPNGTDAKIILSWAKPIGQNSGFLVTVNSMAGAVITQMTRPCCNQIVSGLNYNQQYNVTVVTQSCGQSSTPVSFFCWTGITNPTIPNDYELLASVTDMVYNQFTVQIQFNLLKSSSGPVTNVGMLVTNNPNSLIQTNQSLKQFLNVTYDQWISSGSPVYLATVKDFTIQSRSAVDYLTIKVGDASQWNGYNNGALSPKTKYQYAIALFTSLQLQGQLVNVVDSLVSVTPLYPAIELPENPAVITAIAAGVTVGIFFVIFIILIGVIFYWRRSHKKEPDINIQPMRSKVSVAIRVEDYEAYYKKQRADSNCGFAEEFEDMKPVGTNQSKTNALTLENKPKNRYNNVLPYDSSRVKLSIIHGDPHDDYINANYMPGYNSRKEFIAAQGPLPSTVKDFWRMVWEKNVYTLVMLTRCNEQGRVKCEQYWGPGTKHYENFTVTTISDVPLDDWTIRDFRIKNLKTAETRSVRHFHFTAWPDHGVPETTELLINFRHLVREHMDQYSRHSPTVVHCSAGVGRTGTFIAIDHLMYQIEGENIVDVFGIVHDLRMHRPLMVQTEDQYVFLNQCALDIIRSRTGNNVDLIYQNAAALSIYENVEPKKGYSKNGHYNT, from the exons atgtaaacatctcTGGTCTGACTGCTGGAGTGCAGTACACTTTTAGTGTGATGGCAGTGGCTGGAGATAATGAAACCCTAAGTAACGTGACCCAGATTTCTCAATATACAA GGCCTGGTATAATAAGAAATCTTAGTTCTTCTCAAAGCGTCTCCACCATCTCTCTGAGCTGGGACCCACCTCTTGGCCAGGTGTTCTTGTACAGCATTACGTGGAACAATGGTGGAGcttcaacaaccacaacaactaaTAGCAACTCTACTGTGTTATCTAACTTGACTTCTGGTACAAACTACACAATCACCATCACTGCTGTAGCTGgagacaataaaacacaaggaGACCCTTACACATCAGCCTTATTCACAA AACCTGCAGTAGCGAGAAATCTCACTGTAACTGAAATCacaacatcctctgtgtttctgaactggactgaaccaGTGGGAAACAGTTCTTTCTATATAATACAGTGGACTGATGGAAATGTATCTCAGAatctcagtgtgactgagacacatgtaaacatctcTGGTCTGACTGCTGGAGTGCAGTACACTTTTAATGTGATAGCAGTGGCTGGAGATAATCAAAGCCAAAGTGAAGTGACACAGATTTCTCACTATACAA AACCTGAAGTAGTCCAGAATCTCACTGTAACTGAAATCACAACATCTTCTGTGTTGCTAAACTGGACTGAAGCAGAAGGAAATTGTGCcttttatacagtacagtggacTAATGAAACAGATAGCTGGAGCATCAATGTGACTgagacacatgtaaacatctcTGGTCTGACTGCTGGAGTGCAGTACACTTTTAATGTGATAGCAGTGGCTGGAGATAATCAAACCCTAAGTAACGTGACCCAGATTTCTCAATATACAA GGCCTGGTATAATTAGAAATCTTAGTTCTTCTCAAAGCGTCTCCACCATCTCTCTGAGCTGGGACCCACCTTCTGGCCAGGTGTTCTTGTACAGCGTTACGTGGAACAATGGTGGAGCTTCGACAACCACAACAACTAATAGCAACTCTACTGTGTTATCTAACTTGACTTCTGGTACAAACTACACAATCACCATCACTGCTGTAGCTGgagacaataaaacacaaggaGACCCTTACACATCAGCCTTATTCACAA AACCTGAAGTAGTCCAGAATCTCACTGTCACCGAAATCACAACATCCTCTGTGTTGCTAAACTGGACTGAAGCAGAAGGAAATTGCGCCTTTTATACAGTACGGTGGACTAATGAAACAGATAGCTGGAGCATCAATGTGACTgagacacatgtaaacatctcTGGGCTGACTGCTGGAGTGCAGTACACTTTTAATGTGATAGCAGTGGCTGGAGataatcaaagtcaaagtgaaaagatgCAGATTTCTCACTATACAA AACCTGCAGTAGTGAGAAATCTCAGTGTAACTAAAATCacaacatcctctgtgtttctgaactggactgaaccaGTGGGAAACAGTTCTTTCTATATAGTACAGTGGACTAATGGAAATGTATCTCAGAatctcagtgtgactgagacacatgtaaacatctcTGGGCTGACTGCTGGAGTGCAGTACACTTTTAGTGTGATAGCAGTGGCTGGAGataatcaaagtcaaagtgaaaagatgCAGATTTCTCACTATACAA AACCTGCAGTAGTGAGAAATCTCACTGTAACTAAAATCacaacatcctctgtgtttctgaactggactgaaccaGTGGGAAACAGTTCTTTCTATATAATACAGTGGACTGATGGAAATGTATCTCAGAATCTCAGTGTGACtgaaacacatgtaaacatctcTGGGCTGACTGCTGGAGTGCAGTACACTTTTAATGTGATAGCAGTGGCTGGAGataatcaaagtcaaagtgaagtGACACAGATTTCTCACTATACAA AACCTGCAGCAGTAAGAAACCTCACTGTAACTAAAATCacaacatcctctgtgtttctgaactggactgaaccaGTGGGAAACAGTTCTTTCTATATAGTACAGTGGACTGATGGAAATGTATCTCAGAATCTCAGTGTGACTGCgacacatgtaaacatctcTGGGCTGACTGCTGGAGTGCAGTACGCTTTTAGTGTGATAGCAGTGGCTGGAGataatcaaagtcaaagtgaaaagatgCAGATTTCTCACTATACAA AACCTGCAGTAGTGAGAAATCTCAGTGTAACTAAAATCacaacatcctctgtgtttctgaactggactgaaccaGTGGGAAACAGTTCTTTCTATATAGTACAGTGGACTAATGGAAATGTATCTCAGAatctcagtgtgactgagacacatgtaaacatctcTGGGCTGACTGCTGGAGTGCAGTACACTTTTAGTGTGATAGCAGTGGCTGGAGataatcaaagtcaaagtgaaaagatgCAGATTTCTCACTATACAA AACCTGAAGTAGTGAGAAATCTCACTGTAACTGAAATCacaacatcctctgtgtttctgaactggactgaaccaGTGGGAAACAGTTCTTTCTATATAGTACAGTGGACTAATGGAAATGTATCTCAGAatctcagtgtgactgagacacatgtaaacatctcTGGGCTGACTGCTGGAGTGCAGTACGCTTTTAATGTGATAGCAGTGGCTGGAGataatcaaagtcaaagtgaaaagatgCAGATTTCTCACTATACAA AACCTGCAGTAGTGAGAAATCTCACTGTAACTGAAATCacaacatcctctgtgtttctgaactggactgaaccaGTGGGAAACAGTTCTTTCTATATAGTACAGTGGACTGATGGAAATGTATCTCAGAatctcagtgtgactgagacacatgtaaacatctcTGGGCTGACTGCTGGAGTGCAGTACACTTTTAGTGTGATAGCAGTGGCTGGAGataatcaaagtcaaagtgaaaagatgCAGATTTCTCACTATACAA AACCTGCAGTAGTGAGAAATCTCACTGTAACTGAAGTCacaacatcctctgtgtttctgaactggactgaaccaGTGGGAAACAGTTCTTTCTATATAATACAGTGGACTGATGGAAATGTATCTCAGAATCTCAATGTGACTgagacacatgtaaacatctcTGGGCTGACTGCTGGAGTGCAGTACACTTTTAGTGTAATAGCAGTGGCTGGAGataatcaaagtcaaagtgaagtGACACAGATTTCTCAATATACAA AACCTGCAGCAGTAAGAAACCTCACTGTAACTAAAATCacaacatcctctgtgtttctgaactggactgaaccaGTGGGAAGCAGTTCTTTCTATATAGTACAGTGGACTGATGGAAATGTATCTCAGAatctcagtgtgactgagaCCCATGTAAACATCTCTGGGCTGACTGCTGGAGTGCAGTACACTTTTAGTGTGATAGCAGTGGCTGGAGataatcaaagtcaaagtgaaaagatgCAGATTTCTCACTATACAA GGCCTGGTATAATTAGAAATCTTAATTCTTCTCAAAGCGTCTCCACCATCTCTCTGAGCTGGAACCCACCTTCTGGCCAGGTGTTCTTGTACAGCGTTACGTGGAACAATGGTGGAGCTTCGACAACCACAACAACTAATAGCAACTCTACTGTGTTATCTAACTTGACTTCTGGTACAAACTACACAATCACCATCACTGCTGTAGCTGGAGACAATAAGACACAAGGAGACCCTTACACATCAGCCTTATTCACAA AACCTGAAGTAGTGAGAAATCTCACTGTAACTGAAATCacaacatcctctgtgtttctgaactggactgaaccaGTGGGAAACAGTTCTTTCTATATAGTACAGTGGACTGATGGAAATGTATCTCAGAATCTCAATGTGACTgagacacatgtaaacatctcTGGGCTGACTGCTGGAGTGCAGTACACTTTTATTGTGATAGCAGTGGCTGGAGATAATCAAACCCTAAGTAACGTGACCCAGATTTCTCAATATACAA AGCCTGGTATAATTAGAAATCTTAATTCTTCTCAAAGCGTCTCCACCATCTCTCTGAGCTGGAACCCACCTTCTGGCCAGGTGTTCTTGTACAGCGTTACGTGGAACAATGGTGGAGCTTCGACAACCACAACAACTAATAGCAACTCTACTGTGTTATCTAACTTGACTTCTGGTACAAACTACACAATCACCATCACTGCTGTAGCTGgagacaataaaacacaaggaGACCCTTACACATCAGCCTTATTCACAA AGCCTGATATAATTAGAAATCTTAATTCTTCTCAAAGCGTCTCCACCATCTCTCTGAGCTGGGACCCACCTCTTGGCCAGGTGTTCTTGTACAGCGTTACGTGGAACAATGGTGGAGCTTCGACAACCACAACAACTAATAGCAACTCTACTGTGTTATCTAACTTGACTTCTGGTACAAACTACACAATCACCATCACTGCTGTAGCTGGAGACAATAAGACACAAGGAGACCCTTACACATCAGCCTTATTCACAA GGCCTGAAAAGCCACAGACCATCATGATAACAGCACAAGGAACATATAACCTGGGCATCAACTGGACCTTGCCTAGTGGGAGGGTTGATTACTATATGGCGAACATCTCAGACataaatcagaaatatttgtttagCAATACAACGCAAGTCACAGCAGCCAGTTTTTCTGCTTTGTATCCTGGGAGAGTCCATGTAATCACAGTGACTGCTGTAGCTGGAAGCTTCACCAACACATCTGATCAGTCTAACTTTGCCACTG TTCCCACCCCTACTGCTTACATCATCATCAGCCAGGCGACAAACTCTTCGCTCAGTCTGCAGTGGCCAACTCCTAATTTGATGGATGGTGCTCCGAACATCAGCTACTACATCACCTACCAGTCTCAGGGCGGGGACGTACAAAGTACAAACTCCACAGTGAACAGCACAGATCTGCTTCTGCTATCTTCTGGAACTCTCTACAATATTACTGTAACAACAGCTGGACCCAAGAATTTAAGGAGCACAGTTGTCAGTAATTCTAGTTACACTC TGCCCAACCCTGTTTTGAATCTTAGAGCTAGTCCTCAATCCACAACCTCAATCACAGTGACATGGTCAAATCCAGTGGGATACCTGCCATATTACGGATACTTGGTTAAAATCTACCAAAATACAACGCTAGATGTTTATACAACACTTAATACAACCATTGTTTCGAACCTGGAGCCAGGAACTGGATATAATATCAGTGTCAttacaacagcagcaaacataAGCGCATCCACAGCTGTACAGACGTTCAGTTACACAA TGCCCGGTGCAGTGACAGGCTTCACAGTGAGTGACGTGAACACAACTGCCATCCAGCTCACATGGGTCAACCCTAGTGATTATAAGCCCACATATTCCTACACAGTGATCGCATTTGATGGCACCGTGGTAGTTCAGACTGGTTCGACAAATACGAAGACCTACACCTTCATCAATCTGATCCCTGGAAAACTGTACACATTTAATGTTCTTACAGTTTTACAAGGGATTAACTCCACAGTGCAAAACACATCAAGTTACACAA GGCCTGATGTAGTTTCTAACATCATAGCCATCGGAAGCACAACTAACATGTCAGTGAGCTGGACACCAGCAGTTGGACAGGTGTTCTCCTATCGTGTTCAGCTAAACAGAAATGACAGTGCAACATTTCAGGCATCAAACATGAGTGTGAACAGCACTACTGTAAACACTATGTTTGCGAACCTGACACAAGGAGTGCTTTACTGTGTAGTGGTTGTCAGCATAAGTGGACCTTATGAGAGTAACAGTTCACCGGTTTGCAACGCAACAT TTCCCAACAGTCCTGGCTCCATCACAGTTTCCTCTCAGACAGTGAGCTCCATCAACTTTACTTGGTCAAATCCAGTGGGGATGGACTACGCTCTTTACACCTTCACTGTGTTCATTAACGACTCTTTTGTGAATACTACCAACAACAACTGGTACCAGCCTGGCGGTCTCCAGCCTGGAACCCTCTACAAAATCTCTGTTGCTACTGTAGGCGTTTTGAACTATACGAGCACAGCAGTGACAGCACAAAACTACACCA GACCATATTCAGTAACCCAACTGCAACTGACACAGATCACCACAAATGCAGTGACCTTGAATTGGGAACAGCCGGAAAACCAATCATACTCATATTCAGTGCAGGCTACCAACGGCTCCTTTTCTATGCTTTATAAAGTTTCTAATACCACATACACAATAATTGGACTTCTGTCTGGGAGCAACTACAACTGCACTGTCACAGCTGAAACAGCAGATGGCACTCAGGCAGCTCCCGTGACAATCCCCTGCTTTACAC GGCCATACAGTGTCACAGGAGTGGGAGCTGTAGCCTTAAACACAACTGCTGTAAATTTGTCTTGGATACAACCACTAGAGTATAAGAATACATATTCATATCGGATTGAGACGACAGGCTGTGGTTCCCAAAACACAACCCTCGTGGGAAATGTGGCAGTGATCTCAGGGCTCAACCCTGGCACTAACTGCACCTTTTGTGTTTATGTCAGGGCAACAAATGGCACAGAAGGGGCACCACAGTGCGTCTCTCAGTACACTA GACCGTTGTCTGTGAACTCGTTAATAGCCGTTCCAACAGTGGACAGCATCACAGTCTCATGGGCCAAAAGTGTTAACAACACGgaaatgtataattatattttgaCCTGGCAAGGCAATAATGGAAGCgtgaataaaacaacaaacaacaccaGTTTTACAATCTATAACCTGGATCCTGGCAGCGCCTATAACTTCAGTGTCACCACAGTGACCGCTGATGGCACACTGAGTACTCCAACGTGGAATTCCAGCTGTACAA ATGCAAGCCCAGTGTACAACCAAAGCTGCCAAGGTCCAAATGGAACAGATGCAAAAATCATCCTGTCCTGGGCCAAACCCATTGGCCAAAACAGTGGCTTTCTAGTCACTGTAAACAGCATGGCAGGTGCCGTCATTACCCAAATGACACGCCCATGTTGTAATCAAATTGTCTCTGGTCTTAATTACAATCAGCAATACAACGTGACTGTGGTGACGCAGAGCTGTGGACAGTCCAGCACTCCTGTGTCTTTCTTCTGCTGGACAGGCATCACAA ATCCAACAATTCCAAACGACTATGAGTTGTTGGCCTCTGTGACTGACATGGTATACAACCAGTTCACTGTTCAGATTCAGTTCAACCTGCTGAAAAGCTCCAGCGGACCAGTCACTAACGTCGGCATGCTGGTGACAAACAATCCAAACAGTCTTATACAGACAA ATCAAAGTTTGAAACAGTTCTTGAATGTAACGTATGATCAGTGGATATCATCAGGCAGTCCAGTATACCTGGCAACAGTCAAAGACTTCACCATTCAGTCACGTAGTGCTGTGGACTATCTGACTATAAAAGTGGGAGATGCATCCCAGTGGAATGGCTACAACAATGGTGCTCTGAGCCCCAAAACAAAATACCA ATATGCCATTGCACTGTTCACCAGTCTACAGCTACAAGGTCAACTTGTGAATGTTGTTGACTCACTGGTGTCAGTAACACCTTTATATCCTGCTATTGAACTACCAGAGAACCCAG CCGTTATCACTGCCATTGCTGCAGGAGTAACAGTGGGCATTTTCTTTGttatcttcatcatcctcattgGCGTCATCTTCTACTGGAGAAG GTCACACAAAAAAGAACCAGACATCAACATCCAACCCATGAG ATCCAAAGT AAGCGTGGCTATCAGGGTGGAGGATTATGAGGCCTACTACAAGAAGCAAAGAGCGGATTCCAACTGTGGCTTCGCTGAAGAATTTGAG GACATGAAGCCTGTTGGTACAAATCAGTCGAAAACAAACGCTCTGACACTGGAGAACAAGCCCAAGAACCGCTACAACAACGTGCTTCCCT ATGACTCTTCTAGGGTGAAACTCTCTATTATCCATGGAGATCCACATGATGACTACATCAATGCTAACTACATGCCG GGTTACAACTCAAGGAAGGAGTTTATTGCAGCTCAGGGACCCTTGCCTTCCACAGTCAAAGATTTCTGGAGGATGGTGTGGGAGAAGAACGTCTATACCCTGGTTATGCTGACACGCTGTAACGAACAGGGACGA GTAAAATGTGAGCAGTACTGGGGCCCTGGCACCAAGCACTATGAAAACTTCACTGTCACAACGATCTCTGACGTACCACTTGATGACTGGACCATCAGGGACTTCAGGATTAAAAAT ttgaaaacagcagagacacgTTCAGTGCGTCACTTCCACTTCACAGCCTGGCCGGATCATGGGGTACCAGAAACTACTGAGCTCCTCATCAACTTCAGACATTTGgtcagagagcacatggaccAATACTCCAGACACTCTCCTACCGTGGTCCACTGCAG TGCTGGTGTTGGACGCACAGGTACTTTCATAGCCATTGACCATCTGATGTATCAGATTGAAGGGGAAAATATCGTAGATGTGTTTGGCATTGTCCACGATCTGCGCATGCACCGCCCCCTTATGGTGCAGACGGAG GACCAGTACGTGTTCTTGAACCAGTGTGCCTTGGACATCATCAGATCAAGAACTGGAAACAACGTTGATCTAATCTACCAAAATGCCGCAGCGCTCTCTATTTATGAGAATGTAGAACCCAAAAAAGGATATTCTAAGAATGGCCACTACAATACATAA